In Synechococcus sp. MU1643, a single window of DNA contains:
- the psbZ gene encoding photosystem II reaction center protein PsbZ — MQFINTLTVLALVVASFALIVAVPVLYASSEDSGRSNRLILLGSAVWVALVLLNWGVSFFVV; from the coding sequence ATGCAGTTCATCAACACGCTGACCGTTCTGGCCCTGGTGGTGGCGTCTTTTGCCTTGATCGTTGCGGTGCCGGTGCTGTATGCCTCCAGTGAGGACAGCGGCCGTTCCAACCGACTGATCCTTTTGGGCAGTGCTGTTTGGGTCGCCCTGGTGCTGCTGAACTGGGGTGTGAGCTTCTTCGTCGTCTGA
- a CDS encoding DUF561 domain-containing protein, whose amino-acid sequence MTRLQQLPASLQRSLEQCSALKVIAGLMNFDAASVERVARAAGRGGADLIDVACDPALVRLAIEASGGVPVCVSSVEPEQFPAAVAAGALMVEIGNYDAFYPQGRIFDAAEVLELTLRTRQLLPNVVLSVTVPHVLPMDEQEQLAIDLVAAGADLIQTEGGTSAKPFSAGHLGLIEKAAPTLAAAHSISRAVDVPVLCASGLSAVTLPMAIAAGAAGVGVGSAVNRLQDELAMLAVVRGLRDALGSAVATRV is encoded by the coding sequence ATGACCCGTCTTCAGCAGCTGCCCGCTTCTCTGCAGCGCAGCCTCGAGCAGTGCTCTGCGCTCAAGGTGATCGCTGGCCTGATGAATTTTGATGCCGCCAGCGTGGAGCGGGTTGCCCGTGCAGCAGGCCGTGGCGGTGCTGATCTGATCGATGTGGCCTGCGACCCCGCCCTGGTGCGCCTGGCGATCGAGGCCTCCGGTGGCGTGCCGGTGTGTGTGTCGTCGGTGGAGCCCGAGCAGTTCCCCGCGGCCGTGGCGGCCGGTGCGTTGATGGTGGAGATCGGCAATTACGACGCCTTTTATCCCCAGGGTCGGATTTTTGATGCCGCTGAGGTGCTGGAGCTCACCCTCCGCACCCGCCAACTGCTGCCCAACGTGGTGTTGAGCGTCACGGTGCCCCACGTGTTGCCGATGGATGAGCAGGAACAGCTGGCCATCGATCTGGTGGCGGCCGGTGCCGATCTGATCCAGACCGAGGGCGGCACCAGTGCCAAGCCCTTCAGCGCTGGTCACCTCGGCCTGATCGAGAAGGCTGCTCCCACTCTCGCGGCGGCCCACAGCATCAGCCGTGCTGTCGACGTGCCCGTGCTTTGCGCCTCGGGTCTCTCGGCGGTGACGCTGCCGATGGCGATTGCCGCCGGTGCGGCTGGTGTGGGCGTCGGTTCAGCGGTGAACCGCCTCCAGGATGAGCTGGCGATGCTGGCTGTGGTGCGGGGTCTGCGCGACGCCTTGGGCAGCGCTGTCGCGACCCGCGTCTGA
- the tilS gene encoding tRNA lysidine(34) synthetase TilS encodes MPQFSHRGGNAPSSLGWTSWHDRLHRRLLQQPQLLPQESALLLAVSGGQDSIALLALLQDLAPLHGWSLSLWHGDHGWHDGSSRIAAELRAWCQQRQLPLQVDQAVPGQVPSEATARQWRYERLAQRAREAGADVVTGHTASDRAETVLLQLARGSDLAGLAALPSIRLLSPEGPHLRRPLLHLQRHDTLQICQDLALPIWDDPSNQSADFARNRIRQEVLPVLEDLHPGCSLRMSDLAERVSHVRDSQTELSRMALELLQTPAGLDRRGLGALNPATRRLLLAQWLQQQGVPPLPAPQLEQLSRRLQQGAPGGSADCPGGWQLSWKGAELMLQQREAGH; translated from the coding sequence ATGCCCCAATTCTCACACCGTGGGGGAAACGCACCCTCTTCCTTGGGCTGGACGTCCTGGCATGACCGCCTGCACCGGCGCCTGCTTCAGCAGCCGCAGCTGCTTCCGCAGGAGAGCGCCCTGCTGCTGGCAGTCTCCGGCGGACAGGACTCCATAGCCCTACTGGCTCTGCTGCAGGATCTGGCGCCCTTGCATGGCTGGAGCCTGAGTCTGTGGCATGGCGATCACGGCTGGCACGACGGCTCCAGCCGGATCGCCGCCGAACTAAGGGCCTGGTGCCAACAGCGCCAGCTGCCCCTGCAGGTGGATCAGGCGGTGCCGGGGCAAGTGCCCAGCGAAGCCACGGCCCGGCAGTGGCGTTATGAACGGCTGGCGCAGCGAGCCCGCGAAGCAGGCGCCGATGTGGTGACGGGCCACACCGCCAGCGACCGGGCTGAAACGGTGCTGCTGCAGCTGGCCCGCGGCAGCGACCTGGCTGGCCTGGCGGCGCTGCCGAGCATCCGCCTCCTGAGCCCAGAAGGACCCCACCTGCGCAGACCACTGCTGCACCTGCAACGCCACGACACCCTGCAGATCTGCCAAGACCTGGCCCTGCCGATCTGGGACGACCCGAGCAACCAATCCGCTGATTTCGCCCGCAACCGGATCCGTCAGGAGGTTCTGCCCGTGCTCGAGGACCTGCATCCGGGCTGCAGTCTGCGGATGAGCGATCTGGCCGAACGGGTGTCCCACGTGCGGGACAGTCAGACAGAACTCAGCAGGATGGCCCTGGAGCTCCTGCAAACCCCAGCCGGACTGGACCGCCGCGGCCTGGGAGCGTTGAACCCAGCCACTCGCCGCCTGCTGCTAGCGCAATGGCTGCAGCAGCAGGGGGTGCCACCACTTCCGGCCCCTCAACTGGAGCAACTCAGCCGTCGCCTGCAACAGGGCGCACCCGGAGGTTCAGCCGATTGTCCGGGGGGCTGGCAGCTCAGCTGGAAGGGGGCGGAGCTGATGCTGCAGCAGCGCGAAGCAGGGCATTGA
- a CDS encoding precorrin-8X methylmutase — protein sequence MDRHGLMMAWMAQDHPIFTESIRRIQAALGDTGLPPLQQQVLERLVHSSGDLSLGPLLQFSEGACEQGVEALRRGAPILTDTAMAAAAVAPMAQRTLGSAVHTVLEWAPELAPQGSTRTAAGMEQAWTTLAVASPAPVVLIGSAPTALEVLLQRVAAGAPAPSLVIGMPVGFVGVAESKRHLAASGLAQIRLEGSRGGAGLVAAAVNALLRAAAASAPPPSS from the coding sequence ATGGATCGGCATGGGTTGATGATGGCGTGGATGGCCCAGGACCACCCGATCTTCACCGAAAGCATCCGGCGGATCCAGGCGGCTCTGGGCGACACCGGCTTGCCTCCGCTGCAACAGCAGGTGCTGGAACGGCTGGTGCACAGCAGTGGTGATCTCTCCCTGGGGCCCCTGCTGCAGTTCAGCGAGGGGGCCTGTGAGCAGGGGGTTGAGGCGCTGCGGCGGGGCGCGCCGATCCTGACGGATACCGCGATGGCAGCGGCAGCGGTGGCCCCGATGGCCCAACGCACCCTCGGCAGCGCGGTGCACACGGTGCTGGAGTGGGCTCCAGAGCTGGCACCGCAGGGTTCGACGCGCACGGCTGCTGGCATGGAGCAGGCCTGGACGACGCTCGCGGTGGCATCACCCGCTCCAGTGGTGCTGATCGGCAGTGCACCGACAGCTCTGGAGGTGCTGTTGCAGCGGGTGGCCGCCGGGGCCCCGGCCCCCAGCCTGGTGATCGGCATGCCGGTGGGTTTTGTAGGGGTGGCGGAAAGCAAGAGGCATCTGGCGGCCAGCGGTCTGGCTCAGATCCGCTTGGAGGGCAGTCGTGGGGGCGCGGGTCTGGTGGCGGCGGCGGTCAATGCCCTGCTTCGCGCTGCTGCAGCATCAGCTCCGCCCCCTTCCAGCTGA
- the holA gene encoding DNA polymerase III subunit delta, giving the protein MPIHLLWGDDAAARDRAIEALIGQVVDPSWSSLNLSRLDGADISQALQALEEARTPPFATGERLVLLQRSPFCNGCPSELADRFEAALELIPDSSNLVLVNPAKPDGRLRTTKALHKRIKNGLDQEQSFPLPAAWDSNGQRQLVQRTAEALGLKVEPDAIDALVEAIGTDSARLESELRKLSLRDISISAARVQELVGGRSTNALAVGDALLEGNPGEAIARWDALIEAGEPSLRIVATLTGQIRGWLWVSLLEQQGERDVAVIAKAAGIGNPKRIYVMRKQLQGRPPKRFLSLLGRLLEVEARLKRGAQPGDAFRDGLLG; this is encoded by the coding sequence ATGCCGATCCATCTGCTCTGGGGTGATGACGCCGCCGCGCGGGACCGGGCCATCGAGGCTCTGATCGGCCAGGTGGTCGACCCCAGCTGGAGCAGCCTCAACCTCAGCCGCCTAGATGGAGCTGACATTAGTCAGGCCCTGCAGGCCCTCGAGGAGGCCCGTACCCCTCCCTTCGCCACGGGCGAACGGCTGGTGCTGCTGCAGCGCAGTCCCTTCTGCAATGGCTGTCCCAGTGAGTTGGCCGACCGGTTTGAGGCTGCCCTTGAGCTCATCCCCGACAGCAGCAACCTGGTGCTGGTGAACCCGGCCAAACCCGATGGTCGCCTGCGCACCACCAAAGCCCTGCACAAGCGGATCAAAAACGGGCTCGATCAGGAGCAGAGCTTTCCGCTGCCAGCGGCCTGGGATAGCAATGGCCAGCGCCAGCTGGTGCAACGCACGGCCGAGGCCCTGGGCCTGAAGGTTGAGCCGGATGCCATCGATGCCCTGGTGGAGGCCATCGGCACCGACAGCGCCCGGCTCGAATCGGAACTGCGCAAGCTCTCCCTGCGGGACATAAGCATTTCCGCTGCACGGGTGCAGGAGCTGGTGGGGGGACGCTCCACCAACGCCCTGGCCGTGGGCGACGCGCTGCTTGAGGGCAACCCCGGCGAAGCGATCGCCCGCTGGGATGCCCTTATCGAAGCAGGGGAACCATCCCTGCGCATCGTGGCCACCCTCACCGGTCAGATCCGCGGCTGGCTCTGGGTGAGCCTGCTGGAACAGCAGGGGGAAAGGGATGTGGCGGTGATCGCCAAGGCCGCTGGGATCGGCAACCCCAAACGCATCTACGTGATGCGCAAGCAGCTGCAGGGTCGCCCGCCCAAGCGCTTTCTCTCACTCCTGGGCCGTCTACTGGAGGTGGAAGCCCGGCTGAAACGTGGCGCTCAGCCTGGCGATGCCTTCCGCGACGGCCTGCTGGGCTGA
- a CDS encoding aspartate kinase, with the protein MALLVQKFGGTSVGSVERIKAVADRIGRCREEGHDLVVVVSAMGHTTDELTGLANAITSAPTQREMDMLLASGEQVSIALLAMALNAQGVSATSMTGPQVGIATESTHGRARILGIRTDRIRNRLAAGQVVVVAGFQGTSTSSDGLNEITTLGRGGSDTSAVALGAALGADACEIYTDVPGVLSTDPRKVCDAQLMETISCDEMLELASLGASVLHPRAVEIARNYGVNLVVRSSWSDAPGTRITSRSARPISSSGLELGSPVDGMEEVDGQAVLALSHIPDQPGIAARLFETLSEAGINVDLIIQATHEGSSNDITFTVTEADLELARAVSQKVLDQLGGDLASEAGLTKLSISGAGIMGRPGIAAGLFNCLCQQGINLRLIATSEVKVSCVIDSGVGSKAVQAVQEAFDLEDSQIRINPTDNGSGEPEVRGVALDRDQVQLSVRHVPDRPGTAAALCSALADNSISLDAIVQSERQHSDGSRDITFILRKDDRALADVALAPLLAQWPGAALEDGEAIARVSAVGAGMPATPGTAGRMFRALADAGINIGLIATSEIRTSCVVAEDAGVQALQVVHAGFALGGEERHTAQGTASPHDPD; encoded by the coding sequence ATGGCCCTCCTGGTGCAGAAATTCGGGGGCACCTCCGTCGGCAGCGTGGAACGCATCAAGGCGGTGGCTGATCGGATCGGACGTTGCCGGGAGGAGGGGCACGACTTAGTCGTTGTGGTCTCCGCCATGGGCCACACCACCGATGAATTGACGGGTCTGGCCAACGCCATCACCTCTGCCCCCACCCAGCGGGAGATGGACATGCTGCTGGCCAGTGGCGAACAGGTGTCGATCGCCTTGCTGGCGATGGCCTTGAACGCCCAGGGGGTCAGTGCGACGTCGATGACCGGTCCACAGGTGGGCATCGCCACGGAATCCACCCATGGCCGGGCCAGGATCCTCGGGATCCGCACCGACCGAATCCGCAACCGCCTCGCGGCTGGCCAGGTGGTGGTGGTTGCCGGTTTCCAGGGCACCAGCACCAGCAGCGATGGCCTCAACGAAATCACCACCCTCGGGCGTGGGGGCTCCGACACCTCCGCTGTCGCCCTGGGGGCAGCACTGGGTGCCGATGCCTGCGAGATCTACACCGACGTTCCGGGTGTCCTCAGCACCGATCCGCGCAAGGTGTGCGATGCCCAGCTGATGGAAACGATCAGCTGCGACGAAATGCTGGAACTCGCCAGCCTTGGGGCCTCCGTGCTGCATCCCAGGGCCGTTGAGATCGCCCGCAACTACGGCGTGAACCTTGTGGTGCGCTCCAGTTGGAGCGATGCCCCCGGCACCCGGATCACCAGCCGTTCAGCCCGTCCGATCAGTAGCAGCGGCCTGGAGCTCGGCAGTCCTGTGGATGGGATGGAGGAAGTGGACGGACAGGCCGTGCTCGCCCTCTCGCACATTCCCGATCAGCCTGGGATTGCCGCACGCCTGTTTGAAACCCTCTCCGAGGCGGGAATCAATGTGGACCTGATCATTCAGGCCACCCACGAGGGCAGCAGCAACGACATCACCTTCACGGTGACGGAAGCGGATCTCGAGCTGGCCCGCGCTGTGAGCCAGAAGGTTCTGGATCAACTGGGCGGCGATCTGGCGTCCGAAGCAGGGCTGACGAAGCTCAGCATCAGCGGTGCCGGAATCATGGGGCGCCCTGGGATTGCCGCCGGCCTGTTCAACTGCCTGTGTCAGCAGGGCATCAACCTCCGCCTGATCGCCACGAGTGAGGTGAAGGTGAGCTGCGTGATTGACTCCGGCGTCGGCAGCAAGGCGGTGCAAGCCGTGCAGGAGGCCTTCGACCTGGAGGACTCGCAAATCCGCATCAATCCCACCGACAACGGGAGCGGGGAACCGGAAGTGCGCGGCGTCGCCCTCGACCGCGACCAGGTGCAACTAAGTGTTCGCCACGTGCCCGATCGACCCGGCACCGCAGCGGCGCTGTGTTCAGCCCTGGCGGACAACAGCATCAGCCTCGATGCGATCGTTCAATCGGAACGTCAGCACAGCGACGGATCGCGCGACATCACCTTCATCCTGCGCAAGGACGACCGCGCTCTCGCCGATGTGGCCCTGGCTCCCCTGCTGGCCCAGTGGCCCGGTGCAGCTCTAGAGGATGGTGAGGCCATTGCCCGTGTGAGTGCTGTGGGCGCGGGGATGCCAGCAACGCCAGGGACGGCGGGGCGCATGTTCCGCGCGCTGGCGGATGCAGGCATCAACATCGGCCTGATCGCCACCAGCGAAATCAGAACCAGCTGTGTGGTGGCCGAAGATGCTGGCGTTCAGGCACTCCAGGTGGTGCACGCTGGGTTCGCACTGGGAGGTGAAGAGCGTCACACCGCCCAAGGCACCGCTTCACCGCACGACCCCGACTAG
- a CDS encoding ribonuclease J — translation MANNARSSKGQEPCLRVIPLGGLHEIGKNTCVFEYGDDLMLVDAGLAFPSDGMHGVNVVLPDTSFLRENQKRIRGMIVTHGHEDHIGGIAHHLKHFNIPVIYGPRLALSMLTGKMDEAGVRDRTTLQTVGPRDVVKVGQHFSVEFIRNTHSMADSFSLAISTPVGTVIFTGDFKFDHTPVDGENFDMARLAHHGDKGVLCLFSDSTNSEVPGFCPPERSVFPNLDRHIANAEGRVIVTTFASSIHRVSMILELALKNGRKVGLLGRSMLNVIAKARELGYMRAPDELFVPIKQINDVSDRETLLLMTGSQGEPLAALSRISRGEHPQVKVKTTDTIIFSASPIPGNTISVVNTIDKLMMLGAKVVYGKGEGIHVSGHGFQEDQKLMLALTRPKFFVPVHGEHRMLVQHSRTGHSMGVPVDNTLIIDNGDVVELTPDSLRKGSAVKAGIELLDQSRNGIVDARVLKERQQLAEDGVVTILAAISTDGAMVAPPRVNLRGVVTTADARKMSLWVEREIKWVLENRWKQLCRNTGDKAPEVDWMGVQREVEVGLGRRMRRELQVEPLILCLVQPAPGGTPVYKGRADAEPDDRPAPRGRGGRGGGSPYGRRNGGGGGTPAPVRNAQGNGRSGSATPAPVRAAAATAVVEKVAPQPVAEKVAAPASQEPEMPAGRTRRRRSAAS, via the coding sequence ATGGCCAACAACGCGCGATCCAGCAAGGGTCAGGAGCCCTGTCTTCGGGTGATTCCCCTGGGTGGTCTGCACGAGATCGGCAAGAACACCTGTGTGTTCGAGTACGGCGATGACCTGATGTTGGTGGATGCCGGTCTGGCCTTCCCCAGCGACGGCATGCACGGAGTGAATGTGGTGCTGCCCGACACCAGCTTCCTGCGCGAGAACCAGAAGCGGATCCGCGGCATGATCGTCACCCATGGTCATGAAGACCACATCGGTGGCATCGCCCACCACCTCAAGCACTTCAATATTCCGGTGATCTACGGGCCGCGGCTGGCCCTTTCGATGCTCACCGGCAAGATGGATGAGGCCGGGGTCCGCGACCGCACCACCCTGCAGACCGTCGGTCCGCGTGATGTGGTGAAGGTGGGTCAGCACTTCTCTGTGGAGTTCATCCGCAACACCCACTCGATGGCTGACAGCTTTTCGCTGGCCATCTCTACACCGGTGGGAACCGTCATTTTTACCGGAGATTTCAAGTTCGACCACACCCCGGTCGATGGCGAAAACTTCGACATGGCCCGTCTCGCCCACCACGGTGACAAGGGCGTCTTGTGCTTGTTCAGCGATTCCACGAACTCTGAGGTTCCTGGCTTCTGTCCGCCTGAGAGATCTGTGTTCCCTAACCTAGATCGCCACATCGCCAATGCCGAAGGGCGGGTCATCGTGACCACCTTCGCAAGTTCGATTCATCGGGTATCGATGATTCTGGAGCTGGCCCTGAAGAACGGCCGCAAGGTGGGGTTGCTTGGCCGCTCCATGCTCAACGTGATCGCCAAGGCCCGGGAACTGGGCTACATGCGCGCGCCGGATGAACTGTTTGTGCCGATCAAGCAGATCAACGATGTGTCAGATCGCGAAACGCTGCTGCTGATGACCGGCAGCCAGGGAGAGCCGCTGGCCGCCCTAAGCCGTATCTCCCGCGGTGAGCATCCCCAGGTGAAGGTCAAGACCACCGACACGATCATTTTCTCGGCCAGCCCAATCCCTGGAAACACGATTTCCGTGGTCAACACCATCGACAAGCTGATGATGCTTGGCGCCAAGGTGGTCTATGGCAAGGGCGAAGGCATTCACGTCTCCGGCCATGGCTTCCAGGAAGATCAGAAATTGATGCTCGCCCTCACCCGGCCCAAGTTTTTCGTGCCGGTGCATGGCGAACACCGGATGCTGGTCCAGCACTCCCGCACCGGCCATTCGATGGGTGTTCCGGTCGACAACACCCTGATCATCGACAACGGTGATGTGGTGGAGCTCACCCCGGATTCGCTCCGCAAAGGCAGTGCGGTGAAGGCGGGCATTGAGTTGCTGGATCAATCCCGCAACGGCATCGTCGATGCCCGGGTGCTCAAGGAACGCCAGCAATTGGCGGAAGACGGCGTAGTGACGATCCTGGCCGCCATCAGTACCGATGGCGCCATGGTGGCTCCTCCGCGGGTGAATCTTCGCGGTGTGGTCACCACAGCCGATGCTCGCAAGATGTCGTTGTGGGTGGAGCGTGAAATCAAGTGGGTGCTCGAAAACCGCTGGAAGCAGCTCTGCCGAAATACCGGTGATAAGGCACCGGAGGTGGACTGGATGGGTGTGCAGCGTGAAGTGGAGGTCGGCCTTGGCCGCCGGATGCGTCGTGAACTGCAGGTGGAGCCGCTGATCCTCTGTCTGGTGCAGCCGGCTCCTGGCGGTACACCGGTTTATAAGGGCCGTGCTGATGCAGAGCCAGATGACCGTCCGGCTCCCCGCGGTCGCGGTGGTCGTGGCGGTGGCTCTCCCTATGGCCGTCGCAACGGTGGCGGCGGTGGAACCCCCGCTCCGGTGCGGAACGCTCAGGGAAATGGCCGTTCTGGCTCGGCAACCCCTGCCCCCGTTCGTGCAGCCGCAGCAACGGCAGTGGTGGAGAAAGTGGCTCCCCAGCCGGTTGCTGAGAAAGTTGCTGCCCCGGCTTCTCAGGAGCCGGAGATGCCTGCAGGCCGTACCCGTCGTCGTCGTTCAGCGGCCAGCTGA
- the dapA gene encoding 4-hydroxy-tetrahydrodipicolinate synthase: MTEAATLSPTPFGRVVTAMVTPFDASGAVDLTLAAQLARHLVDQGSDGLLVCGTTGESPTLSWDEQLQLLHAVREAVGSDAKVLAGTGSNSTAEAVEATKKAAAAGADGALVVVPYYNKPPQEGLEAHFRAIAEATPDLPLMLYNIPGRTGCSIAPATVVRLMDCPNVVSFKAASGTTEEVTALRLACGQQLAIYSGDDGLTLPMLSVGAVGVVSVGSHVAGPEIRAMIEAYLNGDRALALALHDALIPLFKALFATTNPIPVKAALELNGWSVGAPRPPLCPLSDDMKRSLSNAMAALRQT, from the coding sequence ATGACAGAGGCCGCCACCCTTTCGCCAACGCCCTTCGGCCGTGTCGTCACCGCGATGGTGACTCCTTTTGATGCCAGCGGTGCTGTGGATCTCACCCTCGCCGCACAGCTTGCCCGGCATCTGGTGGATCAGGGCTCTGATGGGCTGCTGGTGTGCGGCACCACCGGCGAATCGCCAACCCTCAGCTGGGACGAGCAGCTGCAACTGCTTCACGCAGTTCGAGAGGCGGTGGGCAGCGACGCCAAGGTGCTGGCGGGTACCGGCAGCAATTCCACAGCCGAAGCGGTGGAGGCCACCAAGAAGGCTGCAGCCGCCGGCGCGGATGGTGCTCTTGTGGTCGTGCCCTATTACAACAAGCCTCCTCAGGAGGGACTGGAGGCCCATTTTCGGGCCATCGCTGAGGCCACTCCTGATCTGCCCCTGATGCTCTACAACATTCCTGGGCGCACCGGCTGCAGCATCGCTCCGGCCACGGTGGTGCGGCTAATGGACTGCCCCAATGTGGTGAGTTTCAAGGCTGCAAGTGGCACTACCGAAGAGGTCACGGCGCTGCGGCTGGCCTGCGGTCAGCAGTTGGCGATTTACAGCGGTGACGACGGCCTCACCTTGCCAATGCTTTCGGTGGGAGCCGTTGGCGTGGTGAGTGTGGGCAGCCATGTCGCGGGCCCTGAGATCCGCGCCATGATCGAGGCCTATCTGAACGGCGATCGTGCATTAGCACTCGCCTTGCATGACGCGTTGATCCCCCTGTTCAAGGCCCTGTTCGCCACCACCAATCCGATTCCCGTCAAGGCTGCCCTGGAACTCAATGGCTGGTCTGTCGGTGCGCCCCGTCCACCTTTGTGCCCCTTATCTGATGACATGAAACGTTCGCTTTCCAACGCCATGGCCGCCCTCCGTCAGACCTAG
- a CDS encoding aspartate-semialdehyde dehydrogenase, with amino-acid sequence MSSTLPNRPLNVAVLGASGAVGQELLLLLEERHFPVGELKLLASARSAGQTQAWNGRTLTVEEVSAQSFEGVDLVLASAGGSVSKQWLEAITAAGAVMVDNSSAFRMEDGVPLVVPEVNPDAAFAHNGVIANPNCTTILLTLALAPLAAKRAIRRVVVSTYQSASGAGARAMEELKSLSQTVLDGGTPKGEVLPYSLAFNLFLHNSPLQNNSYCEEEMKMVNETRKIMGLPDLRFTATCVRVPVLRAHSEAVNIEFETPFPVAEARELLSAAPGVELIDDPAANRFPMPTDVTGRDPVAIGRIRQDISDPNAMELWLCGDQIRKGAALNAVQIAELLIQK; translated from the coding sequence TTGTCTTCGACCCTTCCCAACCGTCCTCTCAACGTTGCCGTTCTGGGTGCCAGCGGTGCTGTTGGCCAGGAACTGCTGCTGCTGCTTGAGGAGCGCCATTTCCCCGTTGGTGAGTTGAAGCTGTTGGCGTCGGCCCGTTCGGCCGGTCAGACCCAAGCCTGGAACGGCCGCACCCTCACGGTGGAAGAGGTCTCGGCCCAATCTTTTGAAGGGGTCGATCTGGTGCTGGCGTCGGCAGGTGGTTCTGTTTCGAAGCAATGGCTCGAGGCAATCACCGCTGCAGGTGCGGTGATGGTGGATAACTCCAGTGCCTTCCGGATGGAGGATGGTGTGCCGCTGGTGGTGCCAGAGGTCAATCCCGATGCAGCCTTCGCCCACAACGGAGTGATTGCGAATCCGAATTGCACCACGATCCTGCTCACCCTGGCTTTGGCTCCTCTGGCAGCGAAGCGGGCGATACGTCGGGTGGTTGTGAGCACGTACCAATCCGCCAGTGGTGCTGGTGCCCGGGCCATGGAAGAGCTGAAAAGTCTTTCGCAGACGGTGCTGGACGGCGGAACTCCCAAGGGAGAGGTGCTGCCTTACTCCCTGGCTTTCAACCTCTTTCTCCACAACTCTCCCTTGCAGAACAACAGCTATTGCGAAGAGGAGATGAAGATGGTGAACGAGACCCGCAAAATCATGGGTCTTCCGGATCTGCGCTTCACCGCCACTTGCGTGCGGGTGCCCGTGTTACGGGCTCATTCCGAAGCGGTAAACATCGAGTTCGAGACCCCCTTCCCAGTCGCTGAAGCGCGCGAGCTGCTTTCGGCTGCACCCGGTGTTGAGTTGATTGACGACCCGGCTGCGAACCGTTTCCCGATGCCGACGGATGTGACCGGTCGTGACCCGGTGGCGATCGGACGGATCCGTCAGGACATCAGTGATCCCAATGCCATGGAGCTCTGGCTGTGTGGTGATCAGATTCGCAAGGGAGCGGCGCTTAACGCTGTTCAGATCGCTGAATTGTTGATTCAAAAGTGA